In Promicromonospora sukumoe, the following proteins share a genomic window:
- the nirB gene encoding nitrite reductase large subunit NirB, with protein MVNSGNPQHLVVIGGGMVAQRLVEALRARDDAGRYHVTVFAEEPRAPYDRVGLTRWFEEGPEGIALGDPALWADPHVTLHTDRRIESIDREARTVTDRLGKVHAYDELVLATGSSAAMPPIPGNDLPGVFVYRTIDDVAALRGWVEEKRRSYPEGKPVRGAVIGGGLLGLEAAGALTALDAQATVIEFGTHLMGVQVDLGGGHALKRLINAKGIGVRAETATSQMKPHRRTGHVGRLDFADGGRLDVDVVVVATGVRPRDELGRAAGLAVGERGGVVVDLTCRTEDPHVWAVGEVACIEGRCLGLVAPGNTMAEVVVDRLLGGQAEFPGADTATKLKLSGVDVASFGDAHARTEDAVEVVWADPVAGVYKKLVLSDDARTLLGGVFVGDAGPYASLRPMLGEELPGDDPSAFLLPEGGGGAPGLELPDDANVCSCNSVSAGTIRGAVTEHQCTDVPGVKACTRAGTTCGACLPLVKKLVDTELERAGIEVSTALCEHFELSRAQLFDAVRVADLHSFSDIVARFGKQPEGGAGKGRGCDICKPVVASILASLGNGHILAGEQSTLQDTNDHMLANLQKDGTYSVVPRMPGGEVTPEGLIVVGQVAKDFGLYTKITGGQRIDMFGARVEQLPDIWRRLVDAGFESGHAYGKSLRTVKSCVGSTWCRYGVQDSVGMAVELELRYRGLRSPHKLKMGVSGCARECAEARGKDVGVIATDKGWNVYVGGNGGQTPRHARLLAEDLTSEELLRTVDRFLMYYVRTADRLQRTAPWIEEVDGGLEGVREVIMEDSLGICADLDAAMARHVENYEDEWKAVLEDAEKLRRFSSFVNAPKDADPSLAYVTERGQRRPATSAERASGVVIAGPKLEVRA; from the coding sequence ATGGTCAATTCCGGCAATCCCCAGCACCTCGTGGTGATCGGCGGTGGCATGGTCGCGCAGCGGCTCGTCGAGGCGCTGCGCGCCCGGGACGACGCCGGTCGCTACCACGTCACCGTCTTCGCGGAGGAGCCCCGCGCGCCCTACGACCGCGTGGGCCTGACCCGCTGGTTCGAGGAGGGCCCCGAGGGCATCGCCCTGGGCGACCCGGCCCTGTGGGCGGACCCGCACGTCACCCTGCACACCGACCGCAGAATCGAGTCGATCGACCGCGAGGCGAGGACGGTCACCGACCGCCTCGGCAAGGTGCACGCGTATGACGAGCTGGTGCTCGCCACGGGCTCCAGCGCCGCGATGCCGCCGATCCCCGGCAACGACCTGCCCGGCGTATTCGTGTACCGGACCATCGACGACGTGGCCGCACTCCGCGGCTGGGTCGAGGAGAAGCGCCGCAGCTACCCGGAGGGCAAGCCGGTGCGCGGCGCCGTCATCGGCGGCGGCCTGCTGGGCCTGGAGGCCGCGGGCGCGCTCACGGCGCTCGACGCGCAGGCCACCGTGATCGAGTTCGGCACCCACCTGATGGGCGTGCAGGTCGACCTCGGCGGCGGCCACGCGCTCAAGCGCCTCATCAACGCCAAGGGCATCGGCGTCCGCGCCGAGACCGCGACCAGCCAGATGAAGCCGCACCGGCGCACCGGCCACGTGGGCCGCCTCGACTTCGCCGACGGCGGCCGGCTCGACGTCGACGTCGTCGTGGTCGCCACCGGCGTCCGCCCCCGGGACGAGCTCGGCCGGGCGGCCGGGCTGGCGGTCGGGGAGCGCGGCGGCGTCGTCGTCGACCTGACCTGCCGTACCGAGGACCCGCACGTCTGGGCCGTCGGCGAGGTCGCCTGCATCGAGGGCCGCTGCCTGGGCCTGGTCGCGCCGGGCAACACCATGGCCGAGGTGGTCGTGGACCGGCTGCTCGGCGGCCAGGCCGAGTTCCCGGGCGCGGACACGGCGACCAAGCTCAAGCTCTCCGGCGTCGACGTCGCCTCCTTCGGCGACGCGCACGCCCGGACCGAGGACGCCGTCGAGGTCGTCTGGGCCGACCCCGTGGCCGGCGTCTACAAGAAGCTCGTCCTGTCCGACGACGCGCGCACCCTCCTGGGCGGCGTCTTCGTGGGCGACGCCGGACCCTACGCCAGCCTGCGCCCCATGCTCGGCGAGGAGCTTCCCGGTGACGACCCGAGCGCGTTCCTGCTCCCCGAGGGCGGCGGCGGTGCGCCGGGCCTGGAGCTGCCCGACGATGCCAACGTGTGCTCCTGCAACAGCGTCTCGGCGGGCACCATCCGGGGCGCCGTGACCGAGCATCAGTGCACCGACGTGCCGGGCGTGAAGGCCTGCACCCGGGCCGGCACCACCTGCGGCGCCTGCCTGCCGCTGGTCAAGAAGCTCGTGGACACCGAGCTGGAGCGCGCCGGCATCGAGGTCAGCACCGCCCTGTGCGAGCACTTCGAGTTGTCCCGCGCCCAGCTCTTCGACGCCGTCCGGGTCGCCGACCTGCACTCGTTCAGCGACATCGTGGCCCGCTTCGGCAAGCAGCCGGAGGGCGGCGCCGGGAAGGGGCGCGGCTGTGACATCTGCAAGCCCGTCGTCGCCTCGATCCTGGCGAGCCTCGGCAACGGGCACATCCTCGCGGGCGAGCAGTCCACGCTCCAGGACACCAACGACCACATGCTCGCCAACCTGCAGAAGGACGGCACCTACTCCGTGGTGCCCCGGATGCCCGGCGGCGAGGTCACGCCGGAGGGGCTGATCGTCGTCGGGCAGGTGGCCAAGGACTTCGGGCTGTACACGAAGATCACGGGCGGCCAGCGCATCGACATGTTCGGCGCGCGTGTGGAGCAGCTCCCGGACATCTGGCGCCGGCTGGTCGACGCGGGCTTCGAGTCGGGGCACGCGTACGGCAAGTCGCTGCGCACCGTGAAGTCGTGCGTCGGGTCGACGTGGTGCCGCTACGGCGTGCAGGACTCCGTGGGCATGGCCGTCGAGCTGGAGCTGCGCTACCGGGGCCTGCGCTCGCCGCACAAGCTCAAGATGGGCGTGTCCGGCTGCGCCCGCGAGTGCGCGGAGGCGCGCGGCAAGGACGTGGGCGTCATCGCCACGGACAAGGGTTGGAACGTGTACGTCGGTGGCAACGGCGGCCAGACGCCGCGGCACGCCAGACTGCTCGCCGAGGACCTGACGTCGGAGGAGCTGCTGCGCACCGTCGACCGCTTCCTCATGTACTACGTCCGCACCGCCGACCGCCTGCAGCGCACCGCGCCCTGGATCGAGGAGGTCGACGGCGGCCTGGAGGGCGTGCGCGAGGTGATCATGGAGGACTCGCTCGGCATCTGCGCCGACCTGGACGCCGCGATGGCCCGCCACGTCGAGAACTACGAGGACGAGTGGAAGGCCGTGCTGGAGGACGCGGAGAAGCTGCGTCGGTTCTCCTCCTTCGTCAACGCCCCGAAGGACGCCGACCCGTCGCTCGCCTACGTCACCGAGCGCGGCCAGCGCCGCCCGGCGACGTCCGCGGAGCGCGCGTCCGGCGTCGTCATCGCGGGCCCGAAGCTGGAGGTACGAGCATGA
- the nirD gene encoding nitrite reductase small subunit NirD, with translation MTVHDVSDTQVPGVTWGSDKPGEVRWERVCPLADLFPERGAAALFGDVQIALFRLPDDAAYGVHAGRVYAVQNLDPFSAANVMSRGIVGTRGGEPTVAAPVYKQVFSLATGACLALADKAPKDDLPADLVTYPVEVREDVVHVGLR, from the coding sequence ATGACCGTCCACGACGTGTCAGACACACAGGTCCCCGGGGTGACCTGGGGGTCTGACAAGCCGGGCGAGGTGCGCTGGGAGCGGGTCTGCCCGCTCGCCGACCTGTTCCCCGAGCGCGGCGCGGCCGCGCTCTTCGGGGACGTCCAGATCGCCCTCTTCCGCCTGCCCGACGACGCCGCCTACGGCGTCCACGCCGGACGGGTGTACGCGGTGCAGAACCTGGACCCGTTCTCGGCGGCGAACGTGATGTCGCGGGGGATCGTCGGCACGCGGGGCGGCGAGCCGACGGTGGCGGCACCCGTCTACAAGCAGGTGTTCTCCCTGGCCACGGGCGCGTGCCTGGCCCTGGCGGACAAGGCTCCGAAGGACGACCTCCCCGCCGACCTCGTGACCTACCCGGTCGAGGTCCGCGAGGACGTGGTCCACGTGGGCCTCCGATGA
- the cobA gene encoding uroporphyrinogen-III C-methyltransferase has product MTLVGGGPGAVDLLTVRAWRALQSADVVVADRLGPVEILAELPPHVRVVDVGKEPGRHPVPQERINELLVEHALAGAHVVRLKGGDPFVLGRGGEEVLACAAAGVPVEVVPGVTSAVAVPGLAGIPLTHRGVTTGFHVVSGHCAPTPEVSDAQVPRGTHRSDTAGPLDNAALSCVRDGTATLVVLMGVRSLGAIVAQSLAAGADPGTPVAMVENGSTPEQRVTRSRLDEAPEVAAARGVRSPAVVVIGRVAAAGLLEATSERRLAGAGV; this is encoded by the coding sequence GTGACGCTCGTCGGGGGCGGGCCCGGCGCCGTCGACCTGCTGACGGTGCGCGCGTGGCGGGCGCTGCAGTCGGCCGACGTCGTGGTCGCCGACCGGCTCGGCCCCGTCGAGATCCTCGCCGAGCTGCCGCCGCACGTCCGCGTGGTCGACGTCGGCAAGGAGCCCGGCCGGCACCCCGTCCCGCAGGAGCGCATCAACGAGCTGCTCGTGGAGCACGCGCTGGCGGGCGCCCACGTGGTGCGGCTCAAGGGCGGCGACCCCTTCGTGCTGGGCCGCGGCGGCGAGGAGGTGCTCGCGTGCGCGGCGGCCGGCGTGCCGGTCGAGGTGGTCCCGGGCGTGACGTCCGCCGTCGCCGTGCCGGGGCTGGCCGGCATACCGCTCACCCACCGCGGGGTAACGACGGGTTTCCACGTGGTCTCGGGCCACTGCGCCCCCACCCCGGAGGTGTCAGACGCACAGGTCCCTCGGGGGACCCACAGGTCTGACACGGCAGGGCCGCTCGACAACGCCGCCCTCTCCTGCGTGCGGGACGGCACGGCTACGCTTGTCGTACTGATGGGCGTGCGGTCCCTCGGCGCGATCGTGGCGCAGTCCCTGGCCGCGGGCGCCGATCCCGGAACTCCCGTGGCGATGGTGGAGAACGGTTCCACGCCGGAGCAGCGTGTCACGCGGTCCCGTCTCGACGAGGCGCCCGAGGTGGCGGCGGCCCGTGGTGTGCGGTCGCCCGCGGTCGTCGTCATCGGCCGCGTGGCCGCGGCAGGGCTTCTGGAGGCTACGAGTGAGCGACGCTTGGCAGGTGCCGGTGTCTGA
- a CDS encoding uroporphyrinogen-III synthase — translation MAGATVLVTAERRASELAAALERRGATIRHAPALSMIPHVDDQTLIAATRAIVAAPPDVLVVTTGIGFRAWIEAADAHGLAEPLLGMLDGVRLVARGPKARGAIQAAGLQADWVAESETSAEVAEVLLSEGVQGLRIAIQHHGAGADGLDEVFEKAGAQVASLVVYRWGPAPDPAAVRDSAHAVADGEIDAVVFTSAPGAEAWMQAVEAEGLVERVRARFVDGATVAAAVGPVTAKPLEHRGIMPLQPERGRLGALVRALVGHYEHIESVALSTVAGSLVIRARVAVLDGQVLPLSPTGVAVLRLLAAAAGDVVPREEVLAALPGDSQDTHAAEVAIARLREAAGRRDLIRTVVKRGYRIELA, via the coding sequence ATGGCCGGCGCGACCGTGCTGGTCACGGCGGAGCGCCGGGCCTCCGAGCTCGCCGCCGCCCTGGAGCGCCGTGGCGCCACGATCCGGCACGCGCCCGCGCTCAGCATGATCCCGCACGTCGACGACCAGACGCTGATCGCCGCGACCCGGGCCATCGTCGCCGCGCCGCCGGACGTGCTGGTCGTGACCACGGGGATCGGCTTCCGCGCGTGGATCGAGGCCGCCGACGCGCACGGGCTCGCCGAGCCGCTGCTCGGCATGCTCGACGGCGTCCGGCTGGTCGCGCGCGGCCCCAAGGCACGCGGCGCGATCCAGGCCGCCGGGCTGCAGGCCGACTGGGTGGCCGAGTCCGAGACCTCCGCCGAGGTGGCGGAGGTGCTGCTCAGCGAGGGTGTGCAGGGGCTGCGCATCGCGATCCAGCACCACGGCGCGGGCGCCGACGGGCTCGACGAGGTGTTCGAGAAGGCCGGCGCGCAGGTCGCGAGCCTCGTCGTCTACCGCTGGGGTCCCGCGCCCGACCCGGCGGCGGTCCGCGACTCCGCGCACGCGGTGGCCGACGGCGAGATCGACGCCGTGGTGTTCACGTCCGCCCCCGGCGCCGAGGCGTGGATGCAGGCCGTCGAGGCGGAGGGGCTGGTCGAGCGGGTCCGCGCGCGGTTCGTCGACGGCGCGACGGTCGCCGCCGCCGTCGGGCCCGTGACGGCGAAGCCGCTGGAGCACCGGGGCATCATGCCGCTGCAGCCCGAGCGCGGCCGGCTCGGCGCGCTCGTGCGCGCGCTGGTGGGGCACTACGAGCACATCGAGTCGGTCGCGCTGAGCACCGTCGCCGGGTCGCTGGTGATCCGCGCGCGCGTCGCGGTGCTGGACGGGCAGGTGCTGCCGCTGTCCCCGACGGGTGTCGCGGTGCTGCGGCTGCTCGCGGCGGCGGCGGGCGACGTCGTGCCGCGCGAGGAGGTGCTCGCCGCGCTGCCGGGCGACTCGCAGGACACGCACGCCGCGGAGGTCGCGATCGCGCGGCTGCGCGAGGCGGCCGGCCGCCGCGACCTGATCCGCACGGTGGTCAAGCGCGGCTACCGCATAGAGCTGGCCTGA
- a CDS encoding GyrI-like domain-containing protein codes for MSRSSPGGPTLMTTYRVETRPEIPTAGITDTVTMTEIARIADRIPEIAGWIVEHGSHPAGAPYFRYHVIDMAAKLVVEVGFPVPDDAALTPSGDVTVGAIPAGRYVTTVHHGHPDGLVDATGALLRWAAAEGLTFDRHDTEAGDAWASRLEHYLTDPAEQPDMAQWDTELAFKLAD; via the coding sequence ATGAGTCGGAGCAGCCCCGGCGGTCCGACCCTCATGACCACCTACCGCGTCGAGACACGCCCCGAGATCCCCACCGCCGGCATCACCGACACGGTCACCATGACCGAGATCGCCAGGATCGCCGACCGCATCCCCGAGATCGCGGGCTGGATCGTCGAGCACGGCTCGCACCCCGCCGGCGCACCGTACTTCCGGTACCACGTGATCGACATGGCGGCCAAGCTCGTCGTCGAGGTCGGCTTCCCCGTGCCCGACGACGCCGCGCTCACCCCGTCCGGCGACGTCACGGTGGGCGCGATCCCGGCCGGGCGGTACGTGACGACCGTCCACCACGGGCACCCCGACGGCCTGGTCGACGCCACCGGTGCGCTGCTGCGCTGGGCCGCCGCGGAGGGGCTCACGTTCGACCGGCACGACACCGAAGCCGGTGACGCCTGGGCGAGCCGGCTCGAGCACTACCTGACGGACCCCGCCGAACAGCCCGACATGGCGCAGTGGGACACGGAGCTCGCGTTCAAGCTGGCCGACTGA
- a CDS encoding RNA polymerase sigma factor, translating into MVRWEDELTELVVRRGGALVGYAYSLTRDKAQAEDLVQDALVKIYSRLRRPPSAGGQTQLDLDRPEASNAEGYVRRAILTIYLDGYRRRNHWAGLKHLLADDASAPGADRAATARVDVGTALERLTPRQREAVLMRFFDDLTVPQIAAALGTSQGTVKRHLFDATAALRQALAEVSVPAVETALDERLDAVAGAVRRRRTAKVGAVAGVSMVLAVALAWGAFAVRPLLRSEPLPADDKVEYTPGYVPANWSRDAGVYCGMPLDELRALDTGVFDVEITGELAPVAEGTGAHWELPVTISGAVPDSVTEENRAYFITSPLIVWAHEGRVVDLGAGWREADPDVSRSLSDDGTWSGAAVAGGSTSCLEDTLVPESLGEYRNERPGAEYELLVVLSYEGLLLSDPVTVDLDSGVAPAPTFAAPSGDCSGAAYQDRAVTAQDLPDDARAAAAEILAAVTTCDEGRLAELGTMLDLDPMSRPDTTSVNDVFALPETDGRMPYAMVARLLSETLPVSDPEGLTWTWPRVSEQVDDDAAWQEAVDAGAVTEEQAAADRAEGVYTGWRLQIDQWNDAPLERTWTAFYEGDDEWCSRPGAESDPECD; encoded by the coding sequence ATGGTCCGGTGGGAGGACGAGCTGACGGAGCTCGTGGTCCGTCGAGGCGGCGCGCTCGTGGGGTACGCGTACTCGCTGACGCGGGACAAGGCGCAGGCCGAGGACCTGGTGCAGGACGCGCTGGTGAAGATCTACTCGCGGCTGCGCCGTCCGCCGTCGGCCGGAGGACAGACGCAGCTCGACCTGGACCGCCCGGAGGCGTCCAACGCCGAGGGGTACGTGCGGCGCGCCATCCTGACCATCTACCTGGACGGCTACCGGCGGCGGAACCACTGGGCCGGCCTCAAGCACCTCCTGGCGGACGACGCCTCCGCACCTGGGGCGGACCGGGCCGCGACGGCGCGGGTCGACGTCGGGACGGCGCTCGAGCGCCTCACGCCCCGGCAGCGCGAGGCGGTGCTGATGCGGTTCTTCGACGACCTGACCGTGCCGCAGATCGCGGCGGCGCTCGGCACGAGCCAGGGCACGGTCAAGCGGCACCTGTTCGACGCGACCGCCGCGCTGCGCCAGGCCCTGGCCGAGGTCTCCGTGCCCGCCGTGGAGACGGCGCTCGACGAGCGGCTGGACGCAGTGGCGGGTGCGGTGCGCCGGCGTCGGACGGCGAAGGTGGGTGCCGTGGCCGGTGTGTCGATGGTGCTGGCCGTCGCGCTCGCATGGGGCGCGTTCGCCGTCAGGCCGCTGCTCCGGTCCGAGCCGCTGCCGGCGGACGACAAGGTCGAGTACACGCCGGGGTACGTGCCGGCCAACTGGTCCCGCGACGCCGGGGTCTACTGCGGTATGCCGCTCGACGAGCTGCGGGCGCTGGACACCGGCGTGTTCGACGTCGAGATCACCGGCGAGCTGGCACCGGTCGCCGAGGGAACGGGCGCGCACTGGGAGCTTCCGGTCACGATCTCCGGCGCCGTGCCGGACAGCGTGACCGAGGAGAACCGTGCGTACTTCATCACCTCGCCGCTGATCGTGTGGGCGCACGAGGGCCGGGTGGTCGATCTCGGCGCCGGATGGCGCGAGGCCGACCCGGACGTCTCACGATCGTTGTCCGACGACGGCACCTGGTCCGGCGCGGCCGTCGCGGGCGGCTCGACGTCGTGCCTCGAGGACACGCTCGTACCCGAGAGCCTCGGTGAGTACCGGAACGAGCGGCCCGGGGCGGAGTACGAGCTGCTCGTGGTCCTCTCGTACGAAGGTCTCCTGCTCAGCGACCCGGTCACGGTGGACCTGGACAGCGGCGTCGCCCCGGCGCCGACCTTCGCGGCGCCGTCGGGCGACTGCAGCGGGGCCGCCTATCAGGACCGGGCCGTCACGGCTCAGGACCTCCCGGACGACGCGCGGGCCGCCGCCGCCGAGATCCTCGCGGCGGTCACCACCTGCGACGAGGGACGGCTCGCGGAGCTGGGGACGATGCTGGACCTGGACCCGATGTCACGGCCCGACACGACCTCCGTCAACGACGTCTTCGCGCTTCCCGAGACGGACGGCCGGATGCCGTACGCCATGGTCGCGCGGCTGCTGAGCGAGACCCTGCCCGTGAGCGACCCGGAGGGGCTGACGTGGACGTGGCCCCGGGTATCGGAGCAGGTCGACGACGACGCGGCATGGCAGGAAGCCGTCGACGCCGGTGCCGTCACCGAGGAGCAGGCCGCGGCCGACCGCGCCGAGGGCGTCTATACCGGGTGGCGGTTGCAGATCGACCAGTGGAACGACGCCCCGCTGGAAAGGACCTGGACCGCCTTCTACGAGGGTGACGACGAGTGGTGCTCGAGGCCCGGCGCCGAGTCCGATCCGGAGTGCGACTAG
- a CDS encoding RNA polymerase sigma factor, which produces MAQWENELEELMARRGRALVGYGYTLCRDRGQAEDLVQDALVKVFSRLRRPRGMSDDGGQVVDLDQPRLTNAEAYVRRAMLTIYLDGYRRQTSWTGIKHLLADEDRAPAAERVATARVDVGVALAKLSPRQRESVVLRFFEDMTVPQIAQTLGTSPGTIKRHLSNAMEVLRGSLAEISVPEMDTALDERLDAVSGMVRRRRAVKVGALSGASLVLAGLLAMAALWGPSRLLSEPVVPATQNPDAQAGGQVPMQWSEHGPKYQCGMEVTELTSTSDTVELELTGGLEPDDRGLTAPVRITRTDAEGPALDGGYPMLVFAQNGQVVDLGPGWHEGGYVLPDAGRSKDDVAQATAVTACGDWTTGMTSETFLDERPAGRYDVYAVMPWSDLDGTGGMAVSEPVTMDVPAVDMPDRESLSVDIRDGYQPAWLEDTDLACGASAAAVPAGPHVPWERAGLSLSADADDHYLAPRELTITFTETAGKAVDTTRTPITLVWLSAGRVVGIGQDIWSEPTEDLRVDPKGDTSVVVPVEPDLTCLTDPEAGLPDGNYDLFALTELDPGSDGEPQYLGVEAFPDYLVQE; this is translated from the coding sequence ATGGCGCAGTGGGAGAACGAGCTCGAGGAGCTCATGGCGCGGCGGGGCCGCGCGCTGGTGGGGTACGGGTACACGCTGTGCCGGGACCGCGGGCAGGCCGAGGACCTGGTGCAGGACGCGCTCGTCAAGGTGTTCTCACGCCTGCGGCGTCCGCGCGGCATGTCCGACGACGGCGGGCAGGTCGTGGACCTGGACCAGCCCCGGCTGACCAACGCGGAGGCGTACGTGCGCCGGGCGATGCTGACCATCTACCTGGACGGCTACCGGCGCCAGACGAGCTGGACGGGCATCAAGCACCTGCTGGCCGACGAGGACCGTGCGCCCGCGGCGGAGCGCGTCGCGACGGCCCGGGTCGACGTCGGCGTGGCGCTCGCCAAGCTCTCCCCGCGGCAGCGCGAGTCGGTGGTGCTGCGGTTCTTCGAGGACATGACGGTGCCGCAGATCGCCCAGACCCTCGGCACGAGCCCGGGCACCATCAAGCGGCACCTGTCCAACGCGATGGAGGTGCTGCGCGGCTCGCTCGCGGAGATCTCCGTCCCGGAGATGGACACGGCGCTGGACGAGCGGCTCGACGCCGTGTCCGGCATGGTCCGCCGACGTCGTGCGGTGAAGGTGGGCGCGCTGAGCGGCGCCTCGCTGGTGCTGGCGGGCCTGCTGGCGATGGCGGCGCTGTGGGGGCCGTCGCGGCTCCTGTCCGAGCCGGTGGTCCCGGCCACGCAGAACCCGGACGCGCAGGCCGGCGGCCAGGTGCCGATGCAGTGGAGCGAGCACGGCCCCAAGTACCAGTGCGGCATGGAGGTCACGGAGCTGACGTCGACGTCGGACACGGTGGAGCTGGAGCTGACGGGCGGCCTGGAGCCCGACGACCGCGGCCTCACCGCCCCGGTCCGCATCACCCGCACCGACGCCGAGGGACCGGCGCTCGACGGCGGCTATCCCATGCTGGTGTTCGCGCAGAACGGCCAGGTCGTCGACCTGGGGCCGGGCTGGCACGAGGGCGGGTACGTGCTGCCGGACGCCGGAAGGTCCAAGGACGACGTCGCCCAGGCCACCGCGGTGACGGCGTGCGGCGACTGGACGACCGGCATGACCTCCGAGACCTTCCTGGACGAGCGGCCGGCCGGCCGGTACGACGTCTATGCGGTCATGCCGTGGAGCGACCTCGACGGGACGGGCGGGATGGCCGTCAGCGAGCCCGTCACGATGGACGTCCCGGCGGTCGACATGCCGGACCGTGAGTCGCTGAGCGTCGACATCCGCGACGGCTACCAGCCGGCGTGGCTCGAGGACACGGACCTGGCGTGCGGAGCCAGCGCGGCGGCCGTCCCGGCCGGACCGCACGTGCCGTGGGAGCGGGCGGGCCTGTCCCTGTCGGCGGACGCCGACGACCACTACCTCGCGCCCCGCGAGCTGACGATCACGTTCACCGAGACCGCCGGCAAGGCCGTCGACACCACCCGTACGCCGATCACGCTGGTCTGGCTCAGCGCGGGACGAGTGGTCGGGATCGGTCAGGACATCTGGTCCGAGCCCACGGAGGACCTCCGGGTGGACCCCAAGGGCGACACCTCCGTCGTCGTCCCCGTCGAGCCGGACCTGACCTGCCTCACCGATCCCGAGGCCGGCCTGCCCGACGGCAACTACGACCTGTTCGCGCTCACCGAGCTCGACCCCGGGTCGGACGGCGAACCGCAGTACCTGGGCGTCGAGGCGTTCCCCGACTACCTCGTGCAGGAGTGA
- a CDS encoding sigma-70 family RNA polymerase sigma factor — translation MAGWETELDELMRTRGSALVRYAYMLSGDRALAEDLVQDALVKVYSRLRRPGRGGVGVSAGSRAHDLDSPFTNIEGYVRRAVLTIYLDGYRKRQRWSGIKHLLAEDPSTRGADQAASARVDVMTALAKLGARERACVVLRYFEDMTVPQIADALGTAQGTVKRYLSDATKNLQEILRPDDFRPAEGRAAR, via the coding sequence ATGGCGGGATGGGAGACCGAGCTCGATGAGCTCATGAGGACGCGCGGGAGCGCGCTGGTCCGCTACGCCTACATGCTCTCCGGCGACCGCGCCCTCGCGGAGGACCTGGTCCAGGACGCACTGGTGAAGGTCTACTCGCGGTTGCGCCGCCCCGGCCGGGGCGGGGTGGGTGTGTCGGCGGGGAGCAGGGCGCACGACCTCGACTCCCCGTTCACCAACATCGAGGGCTACGTGCGGCGCGCGGTGCTGACCATCTACCTGGACGGCTACCGCAAGCGCCAGCGCTGGTCCGGCATCAAGCACCTGCTCGCCGAGGACCCGAGCACGCGCGGCGCCGACCAGGCGGCGTCGGCCCGGGTCGACGTGATGACGGCGCTCGCGAAGCTCGGTGCCCGGGAGCGCGCCTGCGTGGTGCTGCGCTACTTCGAGGACATGACGGTGCCGCAGATCGCCGACGCCCTGGGCACCGCCCAGGGCACGGTCAAGCGGTACCTGTCCGACGCGACCAAGAACCTGCAGGAGATCCTGCGCCCCGACGACTTCCGACCCGCCGAAGGGAGGGCCGCCCGATGA
- a CDS encoding sigma-70 family RNA polymerase sigma factor produces the protein MTTRWDDELTELVTARGRALVGYGYALTGDVRKAEDLVQDALVRVFRRFRRPEAAGTEGRTEFPLNDAGNHAGIEAYVRRTMLNLYLDETRRFALWRKAQPKVAVEDRVKAPASDITARADVTVALRGLSPRQRACVVLRYYDDMTVPQIAATLGIAQGTIKRHLADGIHALRGVLVPEGELR, from the coding sequence ATGACCACACGGTGGGATGACGAGCTCACGGAGCTCGTGACCGCCCGGGGACGCGCACTCGTGGGATACGGGTACGCGCTGACGGGCGACGTACGCAAGGCGGAGGACCTCGTGCAGGACGCCCTGGTCCGCGTCTTCCGGCGGTTCCGCCGCCCGGAGGCCGCCGGTACCGAGGGGCGTACCGAGTTCCCGCTGAACGACGCCGGGAACCACGCGGGCATCGAGGCGTACGTGCGCCGGACGATGCTCAACCTCTACCTTGACGAGACCCGCCGCTTCGCGCTCTGGCGCAAGGCCCAGCCCAAGGTCGCGGTCGAGGACCGGGTCAAGGCACCGGCGTCGGACATCACCGCCCGCGCCGACGTCACGGTCGCGCTGCGCGGCCTGAGCCCGCGCCAGCGCGCCTGCGTGGTGCTCCGTTACTACGACGACATGACCGTGCCCCAGATCGCCGCCACGCTCGGCATCGCGCAGGGCACGATCAAGCGACACCTGGCCGACGGCATCCACGCCCTGCGTGGCGTGCTCGTGCCGGAAGGAGAGCTCCGATGA